One Clostridium novyi NT genomic window carries:
- the spoVB gene encoding stage V sporulation protein B, with the protein MKADKFVKNSILLTLSNSTTGILKFVFSIILSRELGAEGTGLYALIMPIYDLFCCLVCGGMVTALSKQASSFYSKNDCRNLHKCVHATMVFDLIWAIFIALFVSMNSKYISIKIIKDPRSIYSLILVCIALTFVALSSIIKGYFYGISNVNTPALIDIFEKFIRIIVTILIIKALPIKEIEYTVTSVYAALAAGEFVSFLLLYIFYKISKAKDFSKCDEYPLENGAQLLFDILFMAVPLSLNGFLTTAISTVSTLILPRRLLLAGFSHTTALGMIGKFSGMALTIIFFPLVVITSMSIVLIPDIAENVEKKEYMLLEERLTQVIKLSFLIGLATLIVCFSIPTSLGKLFFARDDLGTYIKFAAISAPFTYLSVTTFSILNGLGKQGVLLRNSIIVAVEELILLYILTSIPSINILGYGISLLITSITSFILNIHEINKKCYMEFHNENIFIDILLSLLIYFIINIMNNLIPGSFFKFKIITIIIFAFFLFFSINSILSKTLKKQ; encoded by the coding sequence CAGGACTTTATGCTCTTATAATGCCTATATATGATTTGTTTTGTTGTCTTGTCTGTGGTGGTATGGTAACCGCCCTTTCAAAACAAGCCTCTTCATTTTATAGTAAAAATGACTGTAGAAACTTACATAAATGCGTTCATGCAACAATGGTATTTGATTTAATATGGGCTATTTTTATTGCTCTTTTTGTATCAATGAATTCAAAATACATAAGTATAAAAATTATAAAAGATCCTAGAAGTATTTATAGTTTAATACTAGTGTGTATCGCTTTAACATTCGTAGCACTTTCTTCAATAATAAAAGGGTATTTTTACGGAATATCCAATGTAAATACTCCTGCACTAATAGACATATTTGAAAAATTCATTAGGATAATAGTAACTATACTTATAATAAAAGCATTGCCTATAAAAGAAATAGAGTACACAGTAACCTCTGTTTATGCGGCCCTTGCTGCTGGTGAATTTGTAAGCTTCTTATTACTATATATTTTTTATAAAATAAGTAAAGCTAAAGATTTTAGTAAATGTGATGAATACCCTCTTGAAAATGGTGCTCAACTACTTTTTGATATTTTATTTATGGCAGTTCCGCTTTCATTAAATGGATTCTTAACTACAGCAATATCCACAGTTTCTACGTTAATTCTTCCAAGAAGACTTCTTCTTGCAGGATTTAGTCATACAACGGCTCTTGGAATGATTGGAAAGTTCTCTGGAATGGCGCTTACAATAATATTCTTTCCTTTAGTAGTTATAACATCAATGTCCATAGTTCTTATACCAGATATTGCAGAAAACGTTGAAAAGAAAGAATACATGCTTCTTGAAGAGAGATTAACACAAGTAATTAAACTTTCATTTTTAATTGGACTTGCGACTTTAATTGTATGTTTCAGCATTCCAACATCTTTAGGTAAACTATTCTTTGCCCGTGATGATCTTGGAACTTATATTAAGTTTGCCGCAATCTCTGCCCCGTTTACTTACTTATCAGTAACAACCTTTAGCATTTTAAATGGGCTTGGTAAACAAGGAGTTTTACTTAGGAATTCAATAATTGTAGCTGTGGAGGAACTTATTCTTTTATATATACTAACTTCAATTCCTAGCATAAACATACTTGGATATGGTATAAGCTTACTTATAACTTCCATAACTAGCTTTATTTTAAACATTCATGAAATAAATAAAAAATGTTATATGGAATTTCATAATGAAAATATATTTATAGATATTCTTTTAAGTCTACTAATTTATTTTATAATAAATATTATGAATAATTTAATACCAGGATCATTTTTTAAATTTAAAATAATAACAATAATAATTTTTGCCTTCTTCTTATTCTTCAGTATAAATTCTATTTTATCTAAAACACTAAAAAAACAATAA